CCTAAATAAGGTTTTATAGTGTTATTTTAATAAGCAATACAGAATCAGTGGGTTCTATAAGGAATAAAGAACCATCTACTATTGGGACAAAGGAAGTACCATCTCGCCCAACAGTTGCTAAATATGCTCCATCTGGTGAAAAGGAGATGGCGTTGATTGAACCTTGGCAAACATGCCATCTAGCAATTGGGTTGCTCTGAAATGATTTTGAGATGAATCCAAAGTTAATTATGGCACCTTCATACGAACTCCTCTAACCACAtgttttgcaacaaaaaaacataTTTCTAAGATAGTAGAAAATATAGGATAATGGAGTTACTTGCCAACATTCACTTTATATGATGTACGCTATTTGGAATATACTATCGGGTGGTTGGCATTTGCCAGTAAAGTTCTTGTTGTAAAATACCAGTCACGAAACTTAGCATTGTACATAACTGGAGGCCAGAACAAGTGCATAATTGTTGGAACCAACTGCCATGATAGCCttttctattaaaaatttaattacTGCATAATCAAACTATCAAAAGCGAGCATGAGCAAAAACCATCATTTTTAAAGGACTATTAAACATTTCTATAAGTGCACTTAAGCATGAATATAGGTGCAGAACTTGGTAGTTATCACTGTTTGCAATGCTATTTCCATGCTCTACATGGCGCGATAAATAAGTATGTTCATTGATTTAAGAAATATGTTCAAGGTTCAGAATACTAGACTACCCTGTAGACATCCATGTTAACAAAGGGGGGAATATACCTCTATACTAAAGCATACTTAACTAAAATAATTCTTGAAGTGCTTAACATACCTTGCTGGACTTTGCATGTGAAATCATTAACTGAGCCGGATCCTTTATAGCTGGGAATGTACACTCAGTGTTTCCATCTTTGCACTGAATATAAATAGTACATCAATATACATCAGTTCAATCATCCACCAAACAGAAACCAGATTTTAAAATACCAAATCCGATAACCAACATCTGCTCACTTTATCGTACACATACAGATTTCCATCAGAATGGCTAACAACAAAGATTCCTTCACGCTCCGGTACCCATGCAACAGAAGTGCATCGGCTGCCAAAAAAAGGTAGTACCCACAAGTTAATTAGAGAATTCAATTCCCTAATTAGAGAATTCAATTCACTAATAAGAGAAAGATAAGCATCTGCAAGGATGACTATGTAAACAGCATTCTGTTTTGAACAATAGTGTCTAGAGGTTAATTAAATAACAAGAAGAAGTTAGGCATCTTGATGACAACTGCCCATACAATGATCCATGTAGCTGTATTACAAAATCATTAATATGTAGCAGTTCCATCCTATCGATTAATGACttaaaatataatgatattGTTCTTAGACTAAGAGAAGAAAAGTTCATCAGCAATGCAAGATTTACTTTCCTTTATTTATCGCTTCTATGAATTGATAGCATGTAAACAGGTGCCATGCAACAGCAGATGGCAATAACAAAATGAAATAAGGTTATCCTTCTTTCTCCATAATATGTTGGCTTCGTACAGGAGAGAGAGCTCAGAATTGATAGCACACGAACTAACAGAGAGCAGATTTAAATAACAAAAGCTCGTTACTACCATAGATTGATCAACTGAAAGAATCAGCTCAGCATTAGATTCAAAGCATCGCAATGATTTATTCCAATGTCCCAAATAAGAACTCTATGGTACTTCTTTAGAATGATTTGGGAGTCCTTCTGACCGCAAATAAATTTGCTACCTTTCAAATTTTGCTGTCCATCTGATACTTCAAAGCAATGTACGTCTATATCACATGAGCATGAGTATTTATGTGTTGTACTTGCATTTATGCCAACTTgacccccaaaaaaaagtctTATGTGCTAAACTGTCAAAACCTCAACAATTAAAGATAAGTTACGTTTTGGACATCAACACAGTTCCCCAAACACAACACTACCAGTTTTTATCATAGCGCATATACTACAGGATGTACAAATATTTTGGTCTTCCAGGAAGACCTCCCAATGTTATTTCCACATCTTATCTTAATGTTCATGACAATTTTGATGACCAAAGTTAAAGTTTGACCATGTATATTCAAAGATGCCACTTGGTTTTCACTGCAGGAAGGGAGGGAAACATGCAGCCAAAATATTTAACAGGCAATGGTGATacaaatctactccctccatcccaaaatataagaacctaggaccggatgggacatttcctagtactgtccagattcgtagtactaggaaatgTCCCATCTGgtcctaggttcttatattttgggatggagggagtaagtgcAAACAAAGTCAAGCAATCATATCTGACACCTAAATGAAAAGTGAAAAATTTAAACATGCCTGCCAGTGCTTGTTCCATCTTTATCACCCTTGTTGTAATGTTGGGCCGCAACAGGCTTCCTTCCAGAATCTTGCAATTGTTGCCTCAGTGACATTGAATAGACTGCAGAATGGGCAAATATAAAACTCGTGATTATACAAAATACACTTCAAAAAATGGAGTGATTCAAGCTAATAACGATACTAACCATCCCCTGACCCCATACCAATGATCAGGTCATGTCCCTCCTTGGCCTCTGGGTCGAATGCATGGCATAGTGGGTTCGAGTTGCTGAAATGGATGGACTTTATTGGATCCTGGTGCAGTTATCAGGCTTATCAGCAGACAATAAACACTAGAAACTACATTTCACACTAAACCATTATAAAAGGTACAGACCTTGTCTTGAGAATTGAGGTCACTGATGAATAGTGTATCAGCGGTGTTGAAAATGATGTATGTACCCTTGCCATCGTAATTTGCCACAGCTTGTGAACTACCAATGCCTCCGGATGTACCAAGGCCACCCCCAATGCGGCTGCTCCCAGACACAGCCCGGCTTACACCATTTCCCCCAACAAAGCTAAGCGTCCGGTTACCATTCCCAGAGCCAAGAAGCCTCGCTGCTGCAGAACGCATCCCGCTGCTGGAGCTTGGCGTGGAAGGCGTGGAGCCCTGTCCGGCAGGCTTCTCCTTGAGATACGCTACCGTCAACTGCAATAACTAGAACCATCAACAACAGCACTTACAACGCCACAAAAACTATTTTCAGGAATAACACATATAGGCCACACAGCACAACTAAGCATTACACAAGCTGAGACACTACTACCACATGATCGAGAGAGATCTACCGATTGAACTTGCAACCTTATCAACTCAACGAATCGCTAAAATCTAACGAATAAGATCTCTATAAGGCTAGCAGCGACGTAAGTTGTTCATGAAATAAATTAGCGCCATCTAAAATCTGCACCAGCGACCTAAAAACTTGGACTACCTAAAAAAATGTTCCTCTAGAACCCGCCTCGAAGCCAATCGAGATCCCACTAACACACTGCAAAAACCGCGGAAACCCTCGACGCGAGTCCGACGCCACCCCAATCTAGATCCCCTCCCGGAGACGAGCGAGCTCACCTGCGAGACGGTCTTCCCGCCGTGGTTGTAGTGAAGCACGGCGGCGGAGTGCGTCTTCTCGTACTGCAGCTTGTACCTCCCCTCGGGGGTCTTGAAGTAGGTCTTgagcccggccgccgccgcggagccgccgccggcccccgccgcggaggccgaggaattcgccgctgccgccatgcCCGGCGCCACCGCTGGCCCCCACACACACCCGCTTCACGGCGATCGCCCGCCGAATGCCTCTGCTACCctaaccaccaccaccaccgcaccGCTTCCCACCCCCCAATCGCGAGGCCAACCGGTCATACCACCATGGAAGCGCGGgtctagggtttcggcggcgaGGGGATGAGATGGAtccacgcggcggcgaggagggcggcggaggcggaggaggaggcggcttcgatttgggagaggagaggagaggagaccgaggcgaggaggaggaaaatGAAATGGGCTCATGGTTGGGCGGAAATATGACGTAATAATAGCGGGATTGTTACtttcttctctcctttttttttccttattaaaATGATTAAAATGGCTCCCACACGCGTGCACATTTCTTTTTAAGATAATAGCACGCGTGCACATATAGGCACAGCACTGACAACTcgtaattttattttggtctAACTTAAGTTTTTAGCCGGCTAATCTTGCTTTTCTTTTAACCACACCAATGCTCTTATCAAGCATATAAATGATTTTGATTACGTCAGTTATTCGTCTCTAAACTCCCATAACTATATCTAGAATATTTCTTTGATGTATTAAAAGAACATATAGATAGATAAAAGTGTTGAGGGTGGTCAAAGTGTCATCATGTAAAATTGTTTGGTCTAGaatgaaaatattaattaaagAGTTGTCCAAAACGGGATTGAAAGTGTTCCAAAGTGAAAATAacttaaataaataataaatctaaCTTAAACAGTTGCTACCTTATGATAACTATCCAATGGCTATAAGTAATATTGATGCACTTAATATGGAAATGGGGTATCTGTTGGGTGTTGGTAGCTATGATTTGAACCATATCTGATGTTGGCGATGAATTGGATCAACCTCTGCGGAGCAAGAATATGCTTAATTTGAGACCTAAAATTACTTGTTTGGCCTATACACAATACACTTATCAACTGTAAATAGAACACATGCACATGCCGTTTGAGTACCCGTGGGTTTTCCATTTATGCAATATATGCAATTATAGATATTGAACATGGCATACCATAGCTAGAAAAATAGTCAAAGGCAATGTCACACTCATCCGAGAAAATATAAGTAATAAACCAAATCCATAATCGCAATTAGAGTAGAGAATTGTTTATATTTATTTGCTTTGAACCATATAGACATATCAACTATAGTACTCTAGCGTTTTGAAAtctacttcctctatttcatattataagacttcctagcattgctcacatttatatatatgttaatgaatctagatatatatataagaaatcttataatatgaaatgaaggaAGTACATGATTTTATAATGCATGAATGTTCctaagtgttttttttaatgttccCTAGATTTTAAAGAAGCTTATATATTGTAATCTATTATTGTAGGATATATTACATTTGGGTTATCGGTTAATATAAAAACGATGTATTTATTTACATTACAACTATATTCATGACTCCCGCCTAAACATGAATATATTATAGGCAGAACTCCAAATAGTAAACACGAAGGTAGTGACCAATAGTCAATACATATACACTCAATACTGCTATACGTGGAAAGTTGGCCGAGTTAATTTTTAAGAATTTATTAAATGGTTGAAAAATATTCTATCATATCTTTGATGTAGATGAGCGGACCAAGAA
This genomic window from Oryza sativa Japonica Group chromosome 12, ASM3414082v1 contains:
- the LOC4351637 gene encoding probable catabolite repression protein creC isoform X1, which translates into the protein MAAAANSSASAAGAGGGSAAAAGLKTYFKTPEGRYKLQYEKTHSAAVLHYNHGGKTVSQLLQLTVAYLKEKPAGQGSTPSTPSSSSGMRSAAARLLGSGNGNRTLSFVGGNGVSRAVSGSSRIGGGLGTSGGIGSSQAVANYDGKGTYIIFNTADTLFISDLNSQDKDPIKSIHFSNSNPLCHAFDPEAKEGHDLIIGMGSGDVYSMSLRQQLQDSGRKPVAAQHYNKGDKDGTSTGSRCTSVAWVPEREGIFVVSHSDGNLYVYDKCKDGNTECTFPAIKDPAQLMISHAKSSKSNPIARWHVCQGSINAISFSPDGAYLATVGRDGYLRVFDFSKEQLIFGGKSYYGALLCCTWSSDGKYLLTGGEDDLVQVWSMDDRKIVAWGEGHNSWVSGVSFDSYWSPPNSDGTGENTVYRFGSVGQDTQLLLWDLALDEIAVPLRHPSSGSPTFSSGSPSAHWDNACLPTGVLQPSPRMRDVPKLSPLVAHRVHVDPLSGLVFTNESILTICREGLIKIWVRPDQNENNHQSNSSELVLGNPVSKDRVITTSNKATGSSFKQSSAVVFT
- the LOC4351637 gene encoding probable catabolite repression protein creC isoform X2; this encodes MAAAANSSASAAGAGGGSAAAAGLKTYFKTPEGRYKLQYEKTHSAAVLHYNHGGKTVSQLTVAYLKEKPAGQGSTPSTPSSSSGMRSAAARLLGSGNGNRTLSFVGGNGVSRAVSGSSRIGGGLGTSGGIGSSQAVANYDGKGTYIIFNTADTLFISDLNSQDKDPIKSIHFSNSNPLCHAFDPEAKEGHDLIIGMGSGDVYSMSLRQQLQDSGRKPVAAQHYNKGDKDGTSTGSRCTSVAWVPEREGIFVVSHSDGNLYVYDKCKDGNTECTFPAIKDPAQLMISHAKSSKSNPIARWHVCQGSINAISFSPDGAYLATVGRDGYLRVFDFSKEQLIFGGKSYYGALLCCTWSSDGKYLLTGGEDDLVQVWSMDDRKIVAWGEGHNSWVSGVSFDSYWSPPNSDGTGENTVYRFGSVGQDTQLLLWDLALDEIAVPLRHPSSGSPTFSSGSPSAHWDNACLPTGVLQPSPRMRDVPKLSPLVAHRVHVDPLSGLVFTNESILTICREGLIKIWVRPDQNENNHQSNSSELVLGNPVSKDRVITTSNKATGSSFKQSSAVVFT